The genomic stretch CCACAAATCTCCCGTCTTAGCTCTTGATTTATAACCACCTCGATCTCGAACACAATAGCCCCGTCTTTTTGTCTTTCCACCACCCGTTGCGACTTATGCAGGGGTTTGGTTTCCACGTATGGAGCGTTGAGTCGATCTACCCAAAAACGAACCACTTCAGCCCTTGATCCCGTGTTTTTAGTTACCCCAACAAGATCGTCAAAAAACGTGACCGGATCAAACACCGTGTTTTCCCTGTAAGATTCCTCTTTAGCGATTTCAAGGTTATGAATACGGTCAAGTGCCAAATTTACAAGCACGGATGTTCCCTGTTTTACCCCGAACACGAACCAACGATTCCGGTACTCTTTCAGTAAATAAGGATAGAACAAAAACGAGGATGCGGATCGGGCCTTGAAAGACCGGTATTTCATCCGCAGCACTTGTTTACTCACCACCGCATGATAAATCATATCCAGATAATCAATCCCCTTCAGACTCTCGTTCTTCTCGAAATCAATCACCGGGATTGTTTTCTGACGGGCTGAAGTCACATGATCCTCCAAACGACTGATAATATCCCCCATATTCGAGAAGTAAGAGAACCCTTTAAACTGACGCAACACCTCCACGGCCTCCGACATCACTTTCAAATCCTGCTCCGACAAAGGAGTGTTTGTGATACTATAATCCTCGTCTTCGTATTTATAGTATTTGTTATCATATACCACGATCGGGGCATTATAACCCAATTTCTCGCTACGCATCATCTGTATATCCATCTGAATCGTGCGCCGACTGATTCCCTTCGTGATCCCCTCG from Butyricimonas virosa encodes the following:
- a CDS encoding helix-turn-helix transcriptional regulator; its protein translation is MPANRNALIRYKTIDNCLRNKYRRWTLEDLIDACSDALYEYEGITKGISRRTIQMDIQMMRSEKLGYNAPIVVYDNKYYKYEDEDYSITNTPLSEQDLKVMSEAVEVLRQFKGFSYFSNMGDIISRLEDHVTSARQKTIPVIDFEKNESLKGIDYLDMIYHAVVSKQVLRMKYRSFKARSASSFLFYPYLLKEYRNRWFVFGVKQGTSVLVNLALDRIHNLEIAKEESYRENTVFDPVTFFDDLVGVTKNTGSRAEVVRFWVDRLNAPYVETKPLHKSQRVVERQKDGAIVFEIEVVINQELRREICGFAEGIRVLAPPMLVRQMASKFQQANELYRQS